In Nocardioides palaemonis, a single genomic region encodes these proteins:
- a CDS encoding homocysteine S-methyltransferase family protein, which yields MTTPWKLPDTDRGWVTDGGLETDLLFHHGVDLPDFAAFPLLDDGDGRRLLGDYFRGYGAVAASAAAGLLLETPTWRASTDWGARLGYDADATARVNRDAVTFLRALAEEARGEVDRVLVGGTVGPRGDGYTAGDLDADAYADYHRHQVGAFADAGADLATAYTLTTVAEAVGVVRAAQDVGLPVAVSFTVETDGRLPDGTTLGAAVDALDRATDAAASHLLVNCAHPDHVAPGLDGGAWQGRVAGLRVNSSRLSHAELDEAEELDEGDLGDLATRTRALAADLPSVRILGGCCGTDVRHVAAVWEDWSPTGN from the coding sequence ATGACCACGCCCTGGAAGCTGCCGGACACGGACCGCGGGTGGGTGACCGACGGCGGGCTCGAGACCGACCTGCTGTTCCACCACGGCGTCGACCTGCCCGACTTCGCCGCCTTCCCGCTGCTCGACGACGGCGACGGGCGCCGGCTGCTCGGCGACTACTTCCGCGGCTACGGCGCGGTTGCCGCGAGCGCCGCGGCCGGCCTGCTGCTGGAGACCCCGACCTGGCGCGCCAGCACCGACTGGGGCGCGCGGCTGGGCTACGACGCGGACGCGACCGCACGCGTCAACCGGGACGCGGTCACCTTCCTGCGCGCGCTCGCGGAGGAGGCCCGTGGTGAGGTCGACCGGGTGCTCGTCGGCGGGACCGTCGGCCCGCGCGGTGACGGCTACACCGCCGGTGACCTCGACGCCGACGCCTACGCCGACTACCACCGCCACCAGGTCGGGGCGTTCGCCGACGCCGGCGCCGACCTCGCGACGGCGTACACGCTCACGACCGTCGCGGAGGCCGTCGGCGTGGTGCGGGCCGCGCAGGACGTCGGCCTCCCGGTCGCGGTGTCCTTCACCGTCGAGACCGACGGACGCCTGCCCGACGGCACCACCCTCGGGGCGGCCGTCGACGCGCTCGACCGCGCGACGGACGCGGCGGCGTCACACCTGCTGGTCAACTGCGCCCACCCCGACCACGTGGCCCCGGGCCTCGACGGCGGCGCCTGGCAGGGTCGCGTCGCGGGGCTCCGGGTGAACTCCTCGCGGCTCAGCCACGCCGAGCTCGACGAGGCCGAGGAGCTCGACGAGGGCGACCTCGGGGACCTCGCGACGCGTACGCGGGCGCTGGCCGCCGACCTGCCGTCGGTCCGCATCCTCGGTGGTTGCTGCGGCACCGACGTGCGCCACGTGGCGGCCGTGTGGGAGGACTGGTCGCCGACCGGAAACTAG